Proteins from a genomic interval of Pristis pectinata isolate sPriPec2 chromosome 21, sPriPec2.1.pri, whole genome shotgun sequence:
- the LOC127581389 gene encoding claudin-4-like, whose protein sequence is MASMGLQILGIALCVIGWLGAIITCVLPMWRVTAFIGNNIVVAQIIWEGLWMNCIVQSTGQMQCKVYDSLLALSQDLQASRALTVIAIVVGILGILTSIVGGKCTNCIENEATKAKVTIVSGIVFILAGVLTLIPVSWSANTIIKDFYNPLVTDAQRRELGASLMASMGLQILGIALCVFGWLGALLTCVLPMWRVTAFIGNNIVVAQIIWEGLWMNCIVQSTGQMQCKVYDSLLALSQDLQASRALTVISLVVGVIGILVSIMGGKCTNCIENEATKAKVTIIAGIVFILSGVLTLIPVSWSANTIIKDFYNPLVTDAQRRELGASLYIGWGTSGLLILGGALLCCSCPPKEDNAYTAKYSAPRSVATSKNYV, encoded by the exons ATCAATGGGACTCCAGATTCTGGGCATAGCCCTATGTGTGATCGGGTGGCTGGGAGCCATCATAACCTGCGTCCTTCCCATGTGGAGAGTGACCGCTTTCATTGGGAACAACATCGTGGTGGCGCAGATAATTTGGGAAGGTCTTTGGATGAACTGCATTGTTCAGAGCACCGGGCAGATGCAGTGTAAAGTGTACGACTCACTTTTGGCGCTCTCTCAAGACCTCCAGGCTTCCAGAGCTTTGACCGTCATTGCCATTGTGGTAGGAATTCTGGGCATCCTCACCTCCATCGTAGGAGGAAAATGCACCAACTGCATAGAAAACGAGGCAACAAAGGCCAAGGTCACAATTGTATCAGGAATTGTCTTCATCTTGGCTGGGGTGCTGACCCTGATCCCAGTGTCCTGGTCAGCGAACACCATCATCAAGGATTTCTACAACCCGCTGGTCACCGACGCCCAGAGGAGAGAACTTGGCGCCTCCTT AATGGCATCAatgggactgcagattctgggcaTAGCCCTGTGTGTGTTCGGGTGGCTGGGCGCCCTTCTCACCTGCGTCCTTCCCATGTGGAGAGTGACCGCTTTCATTGGGAACAACATCGTGGTGGCGCAGATAATTTGGGAAGGTCTTTGGATGAACTGCATTGTTCAGAGCACCGGGCAGATGCAGTGTAAAGTGTACGACTCACTTTTGGCGCTCTCTCAAGACCTCCAGGCTTCCAGAGCTTTAACAGTTATCTCCCTTGTGGTGGGAGTCATCGGTATCCTTGTCTCCATCATGGGAGGAAAATGCACCAACTGCATAGAAAACGAGGCAACAAAGGCCAAGGTCACAATTATAGCGGGAATTGTCTTCATCTTGTCTGGGGTGCTGACCCTGATCCCAGTGTCCTGGTCAGCGAACACCATCATCAAGGATTTCTACAACCCGCTGGTCACCGACGCCCAGAGGAGAGAACTTGGCGCCTCCTTGTACATCGGATGGGGCACATCGGGTCTGCTGATCCTCGGAGGAGCTCTGCTCTGCTGCTCCTGCCCCCCGAAAGAAGACAATGCCTACACCGCAAAGTATTCAGCACCTAGGTCTGTTGCTACGAGCAAGAACTATGTGTAA